One window of Mediterraneibacter butyricigenes genomic DNA carries:
- a CDS encoding nicotinate phosphoribosyltransferase: MSAKNLTLLTDFYELTMMQGYFEKENTEVVIFDMFFRVNPDNAGYSVMAGLEQVIDYIKNLNFTYEDIDYFRKLGIFSNDFLDYLSGFHFSGSIYAIPEGTPIFPKEPLLKVIAPIMEAQLVETAILNILNHQCLIATKTSRVVFAAQGDGIMEFGLRRAQGPDAGLYGARAAMIGGCVGTSNVLAGELFDVPVLGTHAHSWIMSFPDEYTAFKAYADLYPNACTLLVDTYDSLHSGIPNAIRVFREMKEAGIELKNYGIRLDSGDLAYLSKKARKMLDEAGFPDAKIAASNDLDEYLIHDLKMQGAAINSWGVGTHLITSKNCPAFGGVYKLAAIQDENGTFVPKIKISENTEKITNPGNKTIYRVYDKETGKMRADLICFADETFDENETLVLFDPIDTWKHTKLKSGTYTLRELLVPVFIDGKCVYESPSVMEIASYCKEQKETLWDETKRLFYPHKVHVDLSRKLYDVKSQLLKDMSMKEEELESKGEE, from the coding sequence ATGAGTGCAAAAAATCTGACTCTGCTCACCGATTTCTACGAATTGACGATGATGCAGGGTTACTTTGAAAAAGAGAACACCGAAGTTGTCATTTTTGACATGTTTTTCCGCGTGAATCCGGACAATGCCGGATATTCCGTCATGGCAGGACTGGAGCAGGTCATTGATTACATCAAGAACCTGAACTTCACCTATGAAGACATTGATTATTTCCGTAAGCTGGGAATCTTCAGCAATGATTTTCTGGATTACTTAAGCGGTTTCCATTTCAGCGGATCTATTTACGCGATCCCGGAAGGAACCCCGATCTTCCCGAAAGAGCCACTGCTTAAGGTGATCGCTCCGATCATGGAAGCACAGCTGGTAGAGACAGCGATCTTAAATATCCTGAACCATCAATGTCTGATCGCCACCAAGACTTCCCGCGTGGTCTTCGCTGCTCAGGGAGACGGTATCATGGAATTCGGCCTTCGCCGTGCCCAGGGACCGGATGCCGGTCTGTACGGTGCCAGAGCTGCCATGATCGGCGGTTGTGTAGGAACTTCTAACGTACTGGCAGGCGAGCTCTTTGACGTACCGGTACTGGGAACTCATGCACATAGCTGGATCATGAGCTTCCCGGATGAATATACGGCATTCAAGGCTTATGCCGACCTTTATCCGAATGCATGTACCCTGCTGGTTGATACCTATGATTCCTTACATTCCGGTATTCCAAACGCGATCCGCGTTTTTCGTGAGATGAAAGAAGCCGGAATCGAACTGAAGAATTACGGAATCCGTCTGGACTCCGGTGACCTGGCTTATCTGTCCAAGAAAGCCCGGAAAATGTTGGACGAGGCAGGCTTCCCGGATGCCAAGATCGCCGCATCCAACGATCTGGACGAATACCTGATCCACGACCTGAAGATGCAAGGAGCCGCCATCAATTCCTGGGGAGTTGGTACGCACCTGATTACTTCCAAGAACTGCCCGGCATTTGGCGGCGTCTACAAGCTGGCCGCGATCCAGGATGAAAACGGAACCTTCGTGCCGAAGATCAAGATTTCTGAAAACACCGAAAAGATCACCAATCCTGGTAACAAGACCATTTACCGTGTCTATGACAAGGAGACCGGCAAAATGCGTGCAGACCTGATCTGTTTTGCCGATGAGACCTTTGATGAAAACGAGACTCTTGTACTCTTTGACCCGATCGACACCTGGAAGCACACCAAATTAAAGAGTGGCACTTACACCTTACGCGAACTTCTGGTTCCGGTATTTATCGACGGAAAATGTGTCTACGAATCGCCTTCCGTTATGGAGATTGCTTCTTATTGTAAAGAGCAGAAAGAGACCCTCTGGGATGAGACAAAACGTCTTTTCTATCCTCATAAAGTCCATGTGGATCTTTCCAGAAAGCTTTATGATGTGAAATCCCAATTATTAAAAGATATGAGTATGAAAGAAGAAGAATTAGAATCAAAAGGAGAGGAATAA
- a CDS encoding lysophospholipid acyltransferase family protein, translating to MIRFIFVALFLILYLICSIPIFLVEWIIGKISPQARDISSLRIVQWGFKRILAITGVEVTVIGEENIPDEAVLFIGNHRSYFDILLTYSRCKRLTGYVAKKEMEKIPLLSTWMRFVYCLFLDRDNPKEGLKTILKAIDYIKKGISICIFPEGTRNTGEELSMLPFKEGAFKIATKTGCPIIPISMNNTSDIFENHMPRIKKVHVVLEYGTPIYPNELAPENKKHIGAYCQNIIQETIHKNAELL from the coding sequence ATGATTCGATTTATTTTCGTCGCATTATTCCTGATCCTTTATCTGATCTGTTCCATCCCGATTTTCCTGGTCGAATGGATCATCGGAAAGATCAGCCCACAGGCCAGAGACATTTCTTCTCTGCGCATCGTTCAGTGGGGATTCAAACGGATCCTTGCCATTACCGGCGTGGAAGTAACCGTGATCGGTGAAGAAAATATTCCGGATGAGGCAGTTCTGTTCATTGGGAACCACCGCAGCTATTTTGATATTCTGCTGACCTATTCCAGATGCAAACGGCTGACCGGTTATGTGGCAAAGAAAGAGATGGAAAAGATTCCTCTTCTTTCTACCTGGATGCGGTTTGTCTACTGCCTCTTCCTGGATCGCGACAACCCGAAAGAGGGCCTGAAGACCATCTTAAAAGCCATTGATTACATCAAGAAGGGCATTTCCATCTGCATTTTCCCGGAAGGAACCAGAAATACCGGCGAGGAGCTGTCCATGCTTCCTTTTAAAGAAGGCGCTTTTAAGATCGCAACCAAGACCGGATGCCCGATCATTCCGATCTCTATGAACAACACCAGCGACATTTTTGAGAACCATATGCCGCGGATTAAAAAGGTGCATGTTGTTCTGGAATACGGAACTCCGATCTATCCAAATGAGCTGGCTCCCGAAAACAAGAAACACATCGGGGCATACTGCCAGAACATTATTCAGGAAACCATTCATAAAAATGCTGAACTGTTATAA
- a CDS encoding protease complex subunit PrcB family protein — protein sequence MKRKKAGMCLILFLMALTLTGCISVSEKKEKGKELDFTVVKEADLPEEVKSQIEAHKKEAMKLTWSDQGYLYLIRGYGTQKTTGFSVVVDALYETEDEIVFRTTLKGPANQEEAKDYDTSPYVVVKLETTEKPCRFE from the coding sequence ATGAAAAGGAAAAAAGCCGGAATGTGTCTGATCCTTTTTCTTATGGCTTTGACTCTGACCGGATGCATTTCCGTATCGGAGAAGAAAGAAAAAGGAAAAGAACTGGATTTTACGGTGGTGAAAGAAGCAGATCTGCCGGAAGAAGTAAAAAGCCAGATTGAAGCACATAAAAAAGAAGCGATGAAACTGACCTGGTCGGATCAGGGGTATCTCTATCTGATCCGCGGCTATGGAACTCAGAAAACCACCGGGTTCAGCGTGGTAGTCGATGCGCTGTATGAGACGGAGGACGAGATTGTATTTCGTACCACGTTGAAAGGCCCGGCAAATCAGGAGGAAGCAAAAGACTACGACACCAGTCCGTATGTGGTGGTAAAGTTGGAAACGACGGAGAAACCCTGCAGATTTGAGTGA
- a CDS encoding DUF3794 and LysM peptidoglycan-binding domain-containing protein: protein MELETRRIRGLEMKKTVVDQFYIDEEFNVPDSKEDVRRILLGKGEVRIEDTSRAEAYVKVSGKIFYRIVYLPDHAEPLPAFLEGSLPFEEMIYLEEEGEEGQELQQIRVSRLEFTPGLIHSRKLSLRVMVELQVFRDLMKEEELTVGVPEDQNLCCKKKAGSVLELKVSQKDRYRIKEEMKLPKTKENIGQILYGDVDCRSLSIRILEEELQLKGELSVFCLYLSEEGKTDWSEQRVPYEGKVEVSGAKEGMIDQISSELRDVSLEVRMDEDGEMRVVGVEGTLFLQICLYEETKMELVEDVYAPGMYCETKTTDGIYEQLLIRNQLQYKLEEELLLPELGEGTLQICHGDGSIQMEQTKVMEEGIYIEGILYLNFLYLKAEDEMPFASWSGMVPFSYLLECPKQEEELCYHISPGVEQISFGLLGGQNVEVKAVLSFDALIRTRTQQKVLREVDLTPFTREEMERRPGIVGYIVKEGDTLWDLAKRYQTTEEKIKAVNGMEREELEKGEKLILY, encoded by the coding sequence ATGGAATTAGAGACAAGACGGATTCGAGGTCTGGAAATGAAAAAGACGGTGGTGGATCAGTTCTATATAGATGAAGAGTTCAATGTGCCGGACAGTAAGGAGGATGTCCGGCGGATTTTGCTGGGAAAGGGAGAGGTGCGGATCGAGGATACTTCAAGGGCAGAAGCTTATGTGAAAGTGAGCGGAAAAATTTTCTACCGGATCGTTTATCTGCCGGATCATGCCGAACCGCTTCCGGCATTTCTGGAAGGAAGTCTTCCGTTCGAAGAGATGATTTATCTGGAAGAGGAAGGAGAAGAAGGTCAGGAATTGCAGCAGATTCGGGTCAGTCGTCTGGAATTTACACCGGGGCTGATTCATTCACGAAAACTCAGCCTGAGAGTTATGGTGGAATTGCAGGTATTCCGGGATCTGATGAAGGAAGAAGAGTTGACCGTGGGAGTGCCGGAAGATCAGAACCTGTGCTGTAAAAAGAAGGCGGGATCCGTTCTGGAACTGAAGGTGTCCCAGAAAGACCGGTATCGGATCAAAGAGGAAATGAAACTTCCGAAAACGAAGGAAAATATCGGGCAGATTCTATATGGGGATGTGGATTGCCGTAGTCTTTCTATCCGGATTCTGGAAGAGGAACTGCAACTGAAAGGGGAACTTTCGGTTTTCTGTCTGTATCTTTCGGAGGAAGGCAAGACGGACTGGAGCGAACAGCGAGTACCTTATGAAGGGAAAGTGGAAGTCAGCGGGGCAAAAGAAGGGATGATCGATCAGATTTCCAGCGAACTGCGGGATGTTTCGCTGGAAGTGCGGATGGATGAGGATGGAGAAATGCGTGTAGTCGGAGTGGAAGGCACGCTTTTTCTGCAAATCTGTCTGTATGAAGAAACCAAGATGGAACTGGTGGAAGATGTGTATGCACCGGGGATGTACTGCGAGACGAAAACTACAGATGGAATCTACGAACAACTCTTGATTCGGAATCAGCTGCAATACAAACTGGAAGAGGAGTTACTACTGCCGGAACTGGGCGAGGGAACATTGCAGATCTGTCATGGGGATGGCTCGATCCAGATGGAACAGACGAAGGTGATGGAGGAAGGAATTTATATAGAAGGAATTCTGTATTTGAATTTCCTGTATCTGAAAGCGGAGGATGAGATGCCGTTTGCTTCCTGGTCGGGAATGGTGCCGTTTTCCTATCTGTTGGAGTGCCCGAAACAGGAAGAAGAACTCTGTTACCATATTTCTCCGGGTGTAGAACAGATTTCTTTCGGACTTCTTGGTGGGCAGAATGTGGAAGTGAAAGCAGTCTTATCGTTTGACGCACTGATCAGGACGAGAACACAGCAAAAAGTATTGCGCGAAGTAGATCTTACCCCATTTACCAGGGAAGAAATGGAACGGCGCCCGGGAATCGTGGGCTATATCGTAAAGGAGGGAGATACCCTGTGGGATCTGGCGAAGCGTTATCAGACTACAGAGGAAAAGATCAAAGCGGTAAATGGAATGGAACGGGAAGAACTTGAAAAGGGAGAAAAACTGATCCTTTATTGA
- the ispE gene encoding 4-(cytidine 5'-diphospho)-2-C-methyl-D-erythritol kinase, with amino-acid sequence MKNEMRLKALAKINLGLDVLGRRENGYHDVKMIMQSIYLYDQVTLKKTKEPGITLSTNLHFLPVNENNIAYKAAALLMEEFHLEGGMEIQLQKYIPVAAGMAGGSTNAAAVLFGMNRMYDLGLSQKELMDRGVTLGADVPYCIMRGTVLAEGIGEELTTLPAMPKCTILVAKPPISVSTKEVYEAIDAKPDLKHPDIDGIIDGLKKGSLEAVAASMGNVLEEVTGEKYPVIGQIEQVMKENGALNALMSGSGPTVFGIYKERSKAKEAARKLRKLGYARQVYVTNVHGVRRS; translated from the coding sequence ATGAAAAATGAGATGAGACTCAAAGCATTGGCAAAGATTAATCTCGGTCTGGATGTACTGGGAAGAAGGGAAAATGGATATCATGACGTAAAGATGATCATGCAGTCCATTTATCTGTATGATCAGGTGACTCTGAAAAAGACAAAGGAGCCGGGGATCACTCTTTCCACCAACCTGCATTTTCTGCCGGTAAATGAGAATAATATTGCTTACAAGGCAGCGGCACTTCTGATGGAAGAATTTCATTTAGAAGGCGGGATGGAGATCCAGTTGCAGAAATATATTCCGGTGGCAGCAGGGATGGCCGGCGGAAGTACCAATGCGGCAGCCGTCTTATTTGGAATGAACCGGATGTACGATCTGGGACTGAGCCAGAAAGAACTGATGGATCGAGGCGTTACCCTGGGGGCAGATGTACCGTACTGTATTATGCGAGGAACCGTACTGGCAGAGGGAATCGGTGAGGAGCTGACCACACTTCCGGCAATGCCGAAGTGTACAATCCTGGTGGCAAAACCGCCGATCAGTGTTTCCACAAAGGAAGTTTATGAAGCAATTGACGCAAAACCGGATCTGAAGCATCCGGATATCGACGGAATCATCGATGGGCTGAAGAAGGGATCTTTGGAAGCCGTGGCAGCATCGATGGGAAATGTTCTGGAAGAAGTAACCGGAGAAAAATACCCGGTGATCGGACAGATTGAACAGGTGATGAAAGAAAACGGAGCATTGAACGCATTGATGAGCGGAAGCGGTCCTACCGTATTCGGCATCTATAAAGAACGTTCAAAGGCGAAAGAAGCAGCCAGAAAGCTCCGGAAACTTGGATACGCAAGACAGGTCTATGTGACGAATGTACATGGAGTGAGGAGATCATAG
- a CDS encoding GntR family transcriptional regulator — MEPKFEVKMDEFLPLRDVVFNTLRQAILRGELKPGERLMEIQLANKLGVSRTPIREAIRKLELEGLVLMIPRKGAEVAEITEKNMLDVLEVRRALEELAVKLACERITEEEIQELKDAADAFQKILSEKDITKIAEADEAFHDVIFKSTGNDRLIQLLNSLREQMYRYRLEYLKREEYHPQLLEEHQQIIDRITRKDQSEAAELIDRHIGNQVDVMLEMIRHKK, encoded by the coding sequence ATGGAACCAAAATTTGAAGTGAAAATGGATGAGTTTCTTCCATTAAGAGATGTAGTATTTAATACACTACGCCAGGCCATTCTCCGCGGAGAATTAAAACCCGGCGAACGCCTGATGGAGATCCAGCTTGCCAATAAGCTGGGGGTAAGCCGGACTCCGATCCGGGAAGCAATCCGCAAACTGGAGCTGGAAGGTCTGGTATTAATGATTCCGCGAAAGGGTGCGGAAGTGGCAGAAATTACAGAAAAAAATATGCTGGATGTGCTGGAGGTAAGAAGAGCACTGGAAGAACTGGCAGTAAAGCTGGCCTGCGAGCGGATCACGGAAGAAGAGATCCAGGAATTAAAGGATGCAGCCGATGCTTTTCAGAAGATTCTGAGTGAAAAGGATATTACGAAGATTGCGGAAGCGGACGAAGCATTCCACGATGTGATTTTCAAATCTACGGGAAATGACCGCCTGATTCAGCTTTTGAACAGTCTAAGAGAGCAAATGTACCGGTATCGGTTGGAATATCTGAAGCGGGAAGAGTACCATCCGCAGCTTCTGGAAGAACACCAGCAGATCATTGATCGGATTACCAGAAAGGATCAGAGCGAGGCGGCAGAGCTGATCGACCGCCATATCGGAAACCAGGTGGATGTGATGCTGGAAATGATCCGACATAAAAAATAA
- the spoIIR gene encoding stage II sporulation protein R, producing the protein MRKKEFMIGPVLILTAILTGYLLTGLFNAQLGEAKRIQEQELQEHLAKEVLRFHILANSDSVKDQELKVQVKEGVLDWMEQTIPEGLSGEETREWMRSHTQEITELSELILEDAGEKTTVQTAVTTCYFPQKTYGDLTFPAGNYEALRIEIGQAKGHNWWCVLYPNLCFLDGTCKIVPKQGKENLKQVVTEEEYEWITTGKPVKAKSYILEQIRMP; encoded by the coding sequence ATGAGAAAAAAGGAATTTATGATCGGGCCTGTTCTGATCCTGACCGCGATTCTGACCGGATATCTGCTGACCGGGTTGTTCAACGCACAGCTCGGTGAAGCAAAAAGAATACAGGAGCAGGAACTGCAGGAACATCTGGCAAAAGAAGTCCTGCGGTTTCATATATTGGCAAACAGCGACAGTGTCAAAGACCAGGAACTAAAAGTGCAGGTGAAGGAAGGGGTCCTGGACTGGATGGAACAGACGATTCCGGAAGGCCTTTCGGGAGAGGAGACTAGAGAATGGATGCGCTCCCATACACAGGAAATTACGGAACTCAGCGAGCTGATTCTGGAAGATGCAGGAGAAAAGACGACGGTACAGACGGCGGTGACGACCTGCTATTTTCCACAGAAAACTTACGGAGACCTGACATTTCCGGCGGGAAACTATGAGGCACTGCGCATTGAGATCGGGCAGGCGAAAGGACATAACTGGTGGTGTGTGCTTTATCCGAATCTGTGTTTTCTGGACGGTACCTGCAAAATCGTACCGAAACAGGGGAAAGAAAATCTGAAACAGGTGGTAACAGAAGAAGAATATGAGTGGATTACCACAGGAAAACCTGTGAAAGCGAAGAGTTATATTCTGGAACAGATAAGGATGCCATGA
- a CDS encoding cation diffusion facilitator family transporter, with translation MTEFLVTHFIKNHEAVEKVSVRTAYGVLASVVGIFCNVFLFGMKLILGLVLHSVSVTADAFNNLSDAGSSIISFIGVKMAEKPADEEHPFGHGRMEYIAALIVAFLVMEVGFTFLKDSFSKIWHPETLHFQAISITILLLSIGVKLWLGVFNRKLGEKIQSKVMMAVFADSMGDVITTSATILSLIVYGLTGVNIDAFVGLGVALVVMWAGFSIAKDTLEPLIGEAVDPEIYEKIKKYVEKYEGIVGTHDLIVHNYGPNRSMASIHAEVPNDVNIETSHEIIDRIEREAMEELGIFLVIHMDPIETKDQQVLMIRGQVEELLKKLDPDSSIHDLRVVNGEEQINIIFDMVVPFRYSDEVKERLQYELIDGLQKIDPRYQCVITVEHSYVSAQEAETPKMGENEK, from the coding sequence ATGACAGAATTTTTGGTAACACATTTTATAAAGAATCATGAAGCGGTGGAAAAGGTGTCTGTCCGCACGGCCTATGGAGTGCTGGCCAGTGTGGTCGGCATCTTTTGCAATGTATTTTTGTTTGGGATGAAGCTGATCCTGGGACTGGTGCTGCACAGTGTGTCGGTCACGGCGGATGCGTTTAATAATCTGTCGGATGCAGGATCTTCTATCATCAGTTTTATCGGAGTCAAAATGGCTGAAAAACCGGCAGATGAGGAGCATCCTTTCGGACACGGACGAATGGAATATATCGCGGCTCTGATCGTGGCATTTCTGGTCATGGAAGTGGGCTTTACCTTTTTAAAGGACTCTTTTTCCAAGATCTGGCATCCGGAGACCCTGCATTTTCAGGCAATTTCGATTACAATCTTGCTGTTGTCCATTGGGGTGAAGCTGTGGCTGGGTGTATTTAACCGGAAACTGGGGGAGAAAATTCAGTCCAAGGTGATGATGGCGGTATTTGCCGATTCCATGGGAGACGTGATTACGACATCGGCAACGATTTTGTCGTTGATCGTCTATGGCCTGACTGGTGTAAATATTGATGCCTTCGTGGGTCTGGGCGTGGCACTGGTCGTAATGTGGGCAGGATTTTCGATTGCAAAAGACACGCTGGAACCGTTGATCGGCGAGGCAGTAGATCCGGAAATCTATGAGAAAATTAAAAAATATGTGGAAAAATATGAGGGAATCGTGGGAACCCATGATCTGATCGTACATAATTACGGACCGAACCGCAGTATGGCGAGTATCCATGCAGAAGTGCCGAATGATGTGAATATTGAGACTTCCCATGAAATCATTGACCGGATTGAACGGGAAGCCATGGAAGAACTGGGGATTTTTCTGGTGATCCATATGGATCCCATCGAGACGAAAGACCAGCAGGTACTGATGATTCGGGGACAGGTGGAAGAATTGCTGAAAAAGCTGGATCCGGATTCCAGTATCCATGATCTGCGGGTAGTCAACGGAGAAGAACAGATCAATATTATTTTTGATATGGTGGTGCCGTTCCGGTACAGCGATGAGGTGAAAGAACGCCTGCAATACGAACTGATCGATGGCCTGCAGAAGATTGATCCGCGGTATCAGTGCGTGATCACGGTGGAACACAGCTATGTGAGTGCACAGGAAGCGGAAACACCGAAGATGGGTGAGAATGAGAAATAA
- a CDS encoding acyl-[acyl-carrier-protein] thioesterase, which yields MYTFNGRIRYSEIDHRDQLTLPALINYFQDCSTFHSEDVGMGHKELMAKNRAWILSYWQVEITRYPKLCERVQVGTFATDFQKFLGYRNFLMKTEEGEELAKAYAVWVYMDMMKGRPVRLPKEEADAYGIEPALDMKIESRKVAVPERLEERESFPVRKHHIDTNEHVNNCQYVQMAMDYLPRDLEIRRLRVEYKKSAVLGDIIYPKVAAEDGVWTVVLENEENQVYAVIEVRGSLPQEEAL from the coding sequence ATGTATACATTTAACGGAAGAATCCGATACAGTGAAATAGATCACAGAGATCAGCTGACCTTACCGGCACTGATCAATTATTTTCAGGATTGCAGTACCTTTCATTCCGAGGATGTGGGAATGGGACATAAGGAACTGATGGCGAAGAATCGGGCGTGGATCCTGTCTTACTGGCAGGTGGAGATCACACGATACCCAAAACTCTGTGAGCGGGTGCAGGTTGGAACTTTTGCAACAGATTTTCAGAAATTTTTAGGCTATCGAAACTTTCTGATGAAGACAGAGGAAGGCGAAGAGCTGGCAAAGGCTTATGCGGTCTGGGTCTACATGGACATGATGAAAGGCCGTCCGGTGCGACTGCCGAAAGAGGAGGCAGATGCTTACGGAATCGAACCGGCATTGGATATGAAGATCGAGAGCCGGAAAGTAGCAGTTCCGGAAAGGTTAGAAGAGCGGGAGTCATTCCCGGTGCGGAAGCATCACATTGATACCAATGAACATGTCAATAACTGTCAGTATGTGCAGATGGCGATGGATTATTTGCCAAGAGACCTGGAAATCAGAAGACTTCGGGTGGAATATAAAAAATCCGCAGTCCTGGGAGATATCATTTATCCGAAAGTGGCAGCAGAAGACGGAGTCTGGACCGTCGTACTGGAAAATGAAGAGAATCAGGTCTATGCGGTGATCGAAGTCAGAGGATCACTTCCGCAAGAAGAAGCGTTATAG